One segment of Cyprinus carpio isolate SPL01 chromosome A17, ASM1834038v1, whole genome shotgun sequence DNA contains the following:
- the LOC109047765 gene encoding prostaglandin reductase 2-like, producing the protein MADGHLSYVLGAVGMPGLTALLGVREKGHVTPGTHQTMVISGAAGACGRIAGQIGRLGGCERVVGKCQTLVTELGFPAGINYKKGDISSALREHCPTGIDVYFDNVGGPISDAVISQMNPGGHVILCGQISQYNKDLPYPPPLSVDTQETLRHKNITRERFVVLNYMEKHEEGLMHLSHWVKTTVMFLHMKDATNFLDIVSLLFILQVLETVVNGLENMGDVCSMHISEAFCSMMTGGNIGKQVVKISD; encoded by the exons ATGGCAGACGGTCACCTGTCATATGTTCTAGGAGCGGTGGGCATGCCAGGTCTCACTGCTCTTTTAGGTGTGAGAGAGAAGGGTCATGTGACTCCAGGAACCCACCAGACGATGGTCATCAGTGGAGCAGCTGGAGCTTGTGGACGGATTGCTGGACAG ATCGGCAGATTGGGTGGCTGTGAGAGA gtcGTGGGTAAATGCCAGACCTTGGTAACAGAGCTGGGTTTTCCAGCAGGGATAAACTACAAAAAAGGAGATATCAGCTCAGCGCTGAGGGAGCACTGCCCCACAGGTATTGATGTATACTTTGACAATGTAGGTGGTCCAATCAGCGATGCTGTTATATCACAG ATGAATCCAGGTGGTCATGTGATCTTGTGCGGCCAAATATCACAGTACAATAAGGATCTTCCTTACCCTCCTCCTCTTAGTGTGGATACCCAAGAAACTTTGCGTCACAAAAACATCACAAG GGAGAGATTTGTTGTATTGAACTACATGGAGAAGCATGAAGAAGGTCTTATGCATCTCAGTCACTGGGTGAAGACCACAGTCATGTTTCTTCACATGAAGGACGCCACAAACTTTTTGGACATTGTATCTCTCCTTTTCATTTTACaggtgttggaaacagttgtgaaTGGTTTAGAAAACATGGGAG ATGTATGCAGTATGCATATTTCAGAGGCGTTCTGCTCCATGATGACTGGAGGCAACATAGGTAAACAAGTTGTCAAAATTTCAGACTGA
- the LOC109108457 gene encoding mitotic deacetylase-associated SANT domain protein-like isoform X1 gives MKVMSLPPQQKPNAKRTGKRITFFNDQGVTMKEASQHTEAYYGIGVPPSGPGHNDSGGVESLNAEAPHTYLNSVIFSPDKCDQSRGHYQQMMPMKWSHQDPSLQLQQRPNNWSQGMTTWPQNYGPYLEAQTFVKQMHEGMSVQQQQQQQQQPKSSTIRATEKQGANISVETFRDTIKPGRGMDWEQQQAFQQTQKPGMLNPQQHGQSTTGNSVLQPFQVAFGQPKQNLVAGYYQVVQGNRTLPNLNYSAQTNSQLQQQLQQQEQRRQIMLQQRQQQLEQQIRQQAQQQQVLQHQKQIPQLQQQTQQLKHPQQQQPPQQHMQQIQPQQDLVQQQQKSEQPHQNQHVLENYSDGQQPHASSLDQHHPSLSGQSQETTDPPSTQTQDSVPQPPTNVPQQSIETQQPGPRRSRRLSKEGGGPASDNPFVMPTDLHNQGSQNGASETNAVQDIQAAPTGVIQSTRRKRRVSQEVNLETLAQKASERESLPSRSVKQEPHRPWSPPVAPTGPGRGAAEVDQVSAKRPRDDSFMPLVIPVSVPVRQTDSSSPDHEQASLSASWPSRPLGIHGISCSDYKTSVIVKRRRSLRNSLSESTGQNGGAESGSEADGKSAKAKRRPRPEPLFIPPPKLGIFIAPPVYSTITPYQSHLRSPVRLMDNPLNMPPYTPPPILSPVREGSGLYFSTFLSAAAAAAANNQGLPPPATPKSATRSLLRSNSSDITPPVLSAMSEATPVSIEPRINIGLRYQAEVPELRERSTAQHDLHKAELLWALLPDLEADTEQQQRAVDDLMHLACSSALCGGGTNQELAMHCLYECKGDVMGALTLLLLKTPIFPKAHPLADYHYSGSDSWTPEERRLFNKGISAYKKDFFMVQKLVSSKTVAQCVEFYYTYKKQVKIGRNGTLLYGEAEPPETKPTTEEEVDNKSSQKFESRKDDEESRKWEGSCDRKQENSPGRVTQSLQATKNAAAVLVLRNQEDSTRDPSTLGVSHHPPPPAPPPPSKHRSDTAGRKSTGNTGKGQTNQEGEFPCKKCGRIFFKVKSRSAHMKSHAEAEKKAAALLQREAEQRAAAAMLAAQQNGMMGDQSRTRRASSDDSSEEEDADDEDWH, from the exons ATGAAAGTCATGAGTTTGCCACCTCAACAGAAACCAAACGCAAAGAGGACAGGTAAGCGCATCACTTTCTTTAACGATCAGGGTGTGACGATGAAAGAGGCCTCTCAGCATACAGAGGCCTACTATGGCATTGGGGTCCCTCCCTCAGGACCAGGTCATAATGACAGTGGAGGTGTGGAAAGTTTGAATGCAGAAGCACCGCATACATACCTCAATTCTGTCATTTTCAGCCCGGACAAGTGTGATCAAAGCCGTGGGCACTACCAACAGATGATGCCCATGAAGTGGTCACATCAAGACCCTTCTTTGCAGCTCCAACAGCGACCAAACAATTGGTCACAGGGTATGACAACTTGGCCCCAGAACTATGGCCCTTATTTAGAGGCTCAGACTTTTGTAAAGCAGATGCATGAGGGCATGTCAgtacaacagcagcagcaacagcagcagcaacctAAGTCATCAACTATTAGGGCAACTGAAAAACAAGGGGCAAACATAAGTGTAGAGACCTTTAGGGATACAATCAAACCAGGCCGGGGCATGGACTGGGAACAGCAGCAAGCCTTTCAGCAAACACAAAAGCCTGGAATGTTAAATCCGCAGCAGCACGGACAGTCCACCACTGGGAATTCCGTGCTGCAACCCTTTCAAGTAGCTTTTGGACAACCCAAGCAGAACTTGGTAGCGGGGTACTATCAGGTAGTTCAGGGCAATCGGACCTTGCCGAATTTGAATTACAGTGCACAGACGAATTCCCAACTACAGCAGCAACTACAGCAACAGGAGCAACGGCGACAAATAATGCTTCAACAACGGCAGCAACAGCTGGAACAGCAGATACGACAACAGGCGCAGCAGCAACAGGTACTTCAGCATCAAAAACAGATACCACAATTACAGCAACAAACACAGCAATTAAAACATCCTCAGCAACAGCAACCACCACAACAACATATGCAACAGATTCAACCGCAACAAGACTTGGTGCAGCAGCAACAAAAGTCTGAGCAACCTCATCAGAACCAGCATGTATTGGAAAATTATTCTGATGGCCAGCAGCCACACGCTTCTTCACTTGATCAGCATCACCCCTCATTATCAGGACAGTCCCAAGAGACAACTGATCCCCCGTCAACACAGACTCAAGACTCCGTTCCTCAGCCTCCCACTAATGTTCCCCAGCAATCCATCGAGACCCAACAGCCTGGGCCCCGGAGATCACGTCGGCTTTCAAAAGAGGGTGGAGGCCCTGCTTCAGATAACCCATTTGTAATGCCCACTGATCTGCATAACCAAGGCTCTCAGAACGGTGCTTCTGAGACCAATGCTGTGCAAGACATCCAGGCCGCTCCAACAGGTGTAATCCAGAGTACACGACGTAAGAGGAGGGTGTCGCAAGAGGTCAACCTGGAAACCTTGGCTCAGAAGGCTTCGGAGAGGGAATCACTTCCCTCACGTAGTGTCAAG CAAGAGCCACACAGACCCTGGAGCCCCCCTGTTGCCCCGACAGGTCCAGGTCGAGGGGCAGCTGAGGTGGATCAGGTGAGTGCAAAGCGGCCCAGAGATGACAGCTTCATGCCATTGGTCATTCCAGTCTCCGTGCCAGTAAGGCAGACTGATTCCTCGTCCCCGGATCATGAGCAAGCCTCCCTCTCAGCTAGTTGGCCCTCCAGGCCTTTGGGCATCCATGGCATAAGCTGCTCTGATTACAAGACTTCTGTGATTGTCAAACGACGACGTTCACTGAGGAACTCTCTGTCTGAGAGCACAGGCCAG AATGGTGGAGCAGAGAGCGGAAGTGAAGCTGACGGCAAATCGGCCAAAGCCAAACGACGGCCTCGTCCAGAACCACTCTTTATACCCCCACCCAAACTTGGAATTTTTATTGCCCCTCCAGTCTACTCCACTATCACACCTTACCAGAGTCACTTACGTTCACCTGTCCGATTGATGGACAACCCCCTCAACATGCCGCCTTACACTCCCCCACCCATCCTCAGTCCAGTTCGAGAGGGTTCGGGCCTTTACTTTTCCACCTTCCTGTCAgctgccgcagcagcagcagcaaataaTCAGGGACTGCCCCCACCTGCCACTCCCAAATCTGCCACCCGCAGCCTCCTGCGCTCCA ACAGCAGTGATATAACCCCTCCAGTTCTCTCTGCTATGAGTGAGGCTACACCTGTCAGCATTGAGCC TCGGATAAACATTGGATTGCGGTATCAGGCGGAGGTCCCGGAGCTGAGAGAGCGCTCGACAGCACAGCACGACCTACACAAGGCTGAACTGTTGTGGGCGTTACTGCCTGACCTGGAGGCCGATACTGAACAACAGCAAAGAG CAGTGGATGACCTCATGCACCTGGCGTGCTCGAGTGCGTTGTGTGGAGGAGGGACCAATCAGGAACTGGCCATGCACTGCCTGTATGAATGCAAGGGTGACGTCATG ggaGCCCTCACCCTTCTGTTGTTAAAAACCCCCATCTTTCCCAAAGCGCACCCGCTGGCTGACTACCACTACTCTG GCTCTGACAGCTGGACACCAGAGGAACGACGTCTCTTTAACAAAGGCATTTCTGCCTACAAGAAGGACTTTTTCATGGTCCAGAAACTG GTGAGCTCCAAGACGGTGGCTCAGTGTGTGGAGTTCTACTACACGTATAAGAAGCAGGTGAAGATCGGCAGGAACGGTACGCTCCTTTACGGAGAAGCAGAGCCACCAGAGACTAAACCCACAACAGAGGAGGAAGTGGACAATAAA AGTTCACAGAAGTTTGAATCACGGAAAGACGACGAGGAGAGCAGGAAGTGGGAAGGGTCATGTGACAGGAAACAAGAAAACAGCCCGGGCAGGGTGACACAATCGCTACAGGCCACTAAAAAT GCTGCTGCCGTCTTGGTTTTAAGAAATCAGGAGGACAGCACTAGAGATCCGTCCACGTTGGGGGTCAGTCATCATCCTCCTCCAccagcaccaccaccaccatctaAACACCGCTCCGACACCGCGGGCCGCAAAAGCACTGGCAACACAGGAAAGGGACAAACAAACCAAGAGGGTGAATTCCCCTGCAAGAAGTGTGGCAG GATCTTCTTTAAAGTGAAGAGCCGCAGTGCCCACATGAAGAGTCACGCTGAGGCAGAGAAAAAAGCGGCTGCGCTCCTGCAGAGGGAGGCTGAGCAGCGGGCGGCAGCCGCCATGTTGGCCGCCCAGCAGAACGGCATGATGGGGGATCAGAGCAGAACGAGGAGAGCCAGCAGCGATGACTCCTCAGAGGAAGAGGACGCAGATGATGAAGACTGGCACTAG
- the LOC109108457 gene encoding mitotic deacetylase-associated SANT domain protein-like isoform X2: MKVMSLPPQQKPNAKRTGKRITFFNDQGVTMKEASQHTEAYYGIGVPPSGPGHNDSGGVESLNAEAPHTYLNSVIFSPDKCDQSRGHYQQMMPMKWSHQDPSLQLQQRPNNWSQGMTTWPQNYGPYLEAQTFVKQMHEGMSVQQQQQQQQQPKSSTIRATEKQGANISVETFRDTIKPGRGMDWEQQQAFQQTQKPGMLNPQQHGQSTTGNSVLQPFQVAFGQPKQNLVAGYYQVVQGNRTLPNLNYSAQTNSQLQQQLQQQEQRRQIMLQQRQQQLEQQIRQQAQQQQVLQHQKQIPQLQQQTQQLKHPQQQQPPQQHMQQIQPQQDLVQQQQKSEQPHQNQHVLENYSDGQQPHASSLDQHHPSLSGQSQETTDPPSTQTQDSVPQPPTNVPQQSIETQQPGPRRSRRLSKEGGGPASDNPFVMPTDLHNQGSQNGASETNAVQDIQAAPTGVIQSTRRKRRVSQEVNLETLAQKASERESLPSRSVKQEPHRPWSPPVAPTGPGRGAAEVDQVSAKRPRDDSFMPLVIPVSVPVRQTDSSSPDHEQASLSASWPSRPLGIHGISCSDYKTSVIVKRRRSLRNSLSESTGQNGGAESGSEADGKSAKAKRRPRPEPLFIPPPKLGIFIAPPVYSTITPYQSHLRSPVRLMDNPLNMPPYTPPPILSPVREGSGLYFSTFLSAAAAAAANNQGLPPPATPKSATRSLLRSNSSDITPPVLSAMSEATPVSIEPRINIGLRYQAEVPELRERSTAQHDLHKAELLWALLPDLEADTEQQQRVDDLMHLACSSALCGGGTNQELAMHCLYECKGDVMGALTLLLLKTPIFPKAHPLADYHYSGSDSWTPEERRLFNKGISAYKKDFFMVQKLVSSKTVAQCVEFYYTYKKQVKIGRNGTLLYGEAEPPETKPTTEEEVDNKSSQKFESRKDDEESRKWEGSCDRKQENSPGRVTQSLQATKNAAAVLVLRNQEDSTRDPSTLGVSHHPPPPAPPPPSKHRSDTAGRKSTGNTGKGQTNQEGEFPCKKCGRIFFKVKSRSAHMKSHAEAEKKAAALLQREAEQRAAAAMLAAQQNGMMGDQSRTRRASSDDSSEEEDADDEDWH, from the exons ATGAAAGTCATGAGTTTGCCACCTCAACAGAAACCAAACGCAAAGAGGACAGGTAAGCGCATCACTTTCTTTAACGATCAGGGTGTGACGATGAAAGAGGCCTCTCAGCATACAGAGGCCTACTATGGCATTGGGGTCCCTCCCTCAGGACCAGGTCATAATGACAGTGGAGGTGTGGAAAGTTTGAATGCAGAAGCACCGCATACATACCTCAATTCTGTCATTTTCAGCCCGGACAAGTGTGATCAAAGCCGTGGGCACTACCAACAGATGATGCCCATGAAGTGGTCACATCAAGACCCTTCTTTGCAGCTCCAACAGCGACCAAACAATTGGTCACAGGGTATGACAACTTGGCCCCAGAACTATGGCCCTTATTTAGAGGCTCAGACTTTTGTAAAGCAGATGCATGAGGGCATGTCAgtacaacagcagcagcaacagcagcagcaacctAAGTCATCAACTATTAGGGCAACTGAAAAACAAGGGGCAAACATAAGTGTAGAGACCTTTAGGGATACAATCAAACCAGGCCGGGGCATGGACTGGGAACAGCAGCAAGCCTTTCAGCAAACACAAAAGCCTGGAATGTTAAATCCGCAGCAGCACGGACAGTCCACCACTGGGAATTCCGTGCTGCAACCCTTTCAAGTAGCTTTTGGACAACCCAAGCAGAACTTGGTAGCGGGGTACTATCAGGTAGTTCAGGGCAATCGGACCTTGCCGAATTTGAATTACAGTGCACAGACGAATTCCCAACTACAGCAGCAACTACAGCAACAGGAGCAACGGCGACAAATAATGCTTCAACAACGGCAGCAACAGCTGGAACAGCAGATACGACAACAGGCGCAGCAGCAACAGGTACTTCAGCATCAAAAACAGATACCACAATTACAGCAACAAACACAGCAATTAAAACATCCTCAGCAACAGCAACCACCACAACAACATATGCAACAGATTCAACCGCAACAAGACTTGGTGCAGCAGCAACAAAAGTCTGAGCAACCTCATCAGAACCAGCATGTATTGGAAAATTATTCTGATGGCCAGCAGCCACACGCTTCTTCACTTGATCAGCATCACCCCTCATTATCAGGACAGTCCCAAGAGACAACTGATCCCCCGTCAACACAGACTCAAGACTCCGTTCCTCAGCCTCCCACTAATGTTCCCCAGCAATCCATCGAGACCCAACAGCCTGGGCCCCGGAGATCACGTCGGCTTTCAAAAGAGGGTGGAGGCCCTGCTTCAGATAACCCATTTGTAATGCCCACTGATCTGCATAACCAAGGCTCTCAGAACGGTGCTTCTGAGACCAATGCTGTGCAAGACATCCAGGCCGCTCCAACAGGTGTAATCCAGAGTACACGACGTAAGAGGAGGGTGTCGCAAGAGGTCAACCTGGAAACCTTGGCTCAGAAGGCTTCGGAGAGGGAATCACTTCCCTCACGTAGTGTCAAG CAAGAGCCACACAGACCCTGGAGCCCCCCTGTTGCCCCGACAGGTCCAGGTCGAGGGGCAGCTGAGGTGGATCAGGTGAGTGCAAAGCGGCCCAGAGATGACAGCTTCATGCCATTGGTCATTCCAGTCTCCGTGCCAGTAAGGCAGACTGATTCCTCGTCCCCGGATCATGAGCAAGCCTCCCTCTCAGCTAGTTGGCCCTCCAGGCCTTTGGGCATCCATGGCATAAGCTGCTCTGATTACAAGACTTCTGTGATTGTCAAACGACGACGTTCACTGAGGAACTCTCTGTCTGAGAGCACAGGCCAG AATGGTGGAGCAGAGAGCGGAAGTGAAGCTGACGGCAAATCGGCCAAAGCCAAACGACGGCCTCGTCCAGAACCACTCTTTATACCCCCACCCAAACTTGGAATTTTTATTGCCCCTCCAGTCTACTCCACTATCACACCTTACCAGAGTCACTTACGTTCACCTGTCCGATTGATGGACAACCCCCTCAACATGCCGCCTTACACTCCCCCACCCATCCTCAGTCCAGTTCGAGAGGGTTCGGGCCTTTACTTTTCCACCTTCCTGTCAgctgccgcagcagcagcagcaaataaTCAGGGACTGCCCCCACCTGCCACTCCCAAATCTGCCACCCGCAGCCTCCTGCGCTCCA ACAGCAGTGATATAACCCCTCCAGTTCTCTCTGCTATGAGTGAGGCTACACCTGTCAGCATTGAGCC TCGGATAAACATTGGATTGCGGTATCAGGCGGAGGTCCCGGAGCTGAGAGAGCGCTCGACAGCACAGCACGACCTACACAAGGCTGAACTGTTGTGGGCGTTACTGCCTGACCTGGAGGCCGATACTGAACAACAGCAAAGAG TGGATGACCTCATGCACCTGGCGTGCTCGAGTGCGTTGTGTGGAGGAGGGACCAATCAGGAACTGGCCATGCACTGCCTGTATGAATGCAAGGGTGACGTCATG ggaGCCCTCACCCTTCTGTTGTTAAAAACCCCCATCTTTCCCAAAGCGCACCCGCTGGCTGACTACCACTACTCTG GCTCTGACAGCTGGACACCAGAGGAACGACGTCTCTTTAACAAAGGCATTTCTGCCTACAAGAAGGACTTTTTCATGGTCCAGAAACTG GTGAGCTCCAAGACGGTGGCTCAGTGTGTGGAGTTCTACTACACGTATAAGAAGCAGGTGAAGATCGGCAGGAACGGTACGCTCCTTTACGGAGAAGCAGAGCCACCAGAGACTAAACCCACAACAGAGGAGGAAGTGGACAATAAA AGTTCACAGAAGTTTGAATCACGGAAAGACGACGAGGAGAGCAGGAAGTGGGAAGGGTCATGTGACAGGAAACAAGAAAACAGCCCGGGCAGGGTGACACAATCGCTACAGGCCACTAAAAAT GCTGCTGCCGTCTTGGTTTTAAGAAATCAGGAGGACAGCACTAGAGATCCGTCCACGTTGGGGGTCAGTCATCATCCTCCTCCAccagcaccaccaccaccatctaAACACCGCTCCGACACCGCGGGCCGCAAAAGCACTGGCAACACAGGAAAGGGACAAACAAACCAAGAGGGTGAATTCCCCTGCAAGAAGTGTGGCAG GATCTTCTTTAAAGTGAAGAGCCGCAGTGCCCACATGAAGAGTCACGCTGAGGCAGAGAAAAAAGCGGCTGCGCTCCTGCAGAGGGAGGCTGAGCAGCGGGCGGCAGCCGCCATGTTGGCCGCCCAGCAGAACGGCATGATGGGGGATCAGAGCAGAACGAGGAGAGCCAGCAGCGATGACTCCTCAGAGGAAGAGGACGCAGATGATGAAGACTGGCACTAG